The Isachenkonia alkalipeptolytica genome segment TATATATACATTGGTGTCTTTTGGCGGCTCATACTCTAATGCCTGGGATAGTGTGAAAAAGTGTTGCTTTGATTCTTCTCTGTCGCTGGTTATCTCTCTAATTTCTATTAAATCTTTGCTATTACTGAAAAGCTCATTAAGAAAAATGTCCTTTGTCATAGAGTCCCCCTTTCTCGGGGTAAATAAAAAACCCCGCTAATAAGTGTTTTACACCTACAACGGGATTCTGATATGTAATATTAACATCATGATATTACGGTGTTGCTATACTGAAATTATCATGATATAATTGTATTACAAATTGAATTACATTCCGCTGTGGTGGTGGAACCGGTCCCTAGATGCTACCAACATCTTATAGGGACCACTTTTTTTGTTCTTTTTTATATTGTAACATAAAACTATTTTCGCATTCTATCTCATGTTTCTTTTCTTACTTATTTTATCATACCATTTAATCCAATTGCTGGGTAGGGACTTCAGAGGCTATCTTTCTTATTGCTTTCTTTTTCCTGTATATCCGGTATTTATGTACTTATTGCCCTCGGTGGTAATACTCTGTACCTTCTCCATTTTCACTCCAAAATCTTCTCTGATAATTTTCATTTTTCCAACCTCCCATTTTTTATTTGTATGGTTCTACTGCTACGGTGTCCAGTTCCCCTTGTTTCGATGTTCTCGCTATGGGGTAGGTATAGGGGCACACCTTACAACTTAGCTGTATATCATAGCCTTTATCGTCTATACCATCGTACCATATAGCTAATTCAAGGCCTCCGCCACACTTAGCACACTTCAAACTGTTTGCCACCCTTACACCTCCTTATTTTAAAGACTCGATAAAGTCTTTTTTAATCTGCAATTCCTTCCGCTTCTCCGGATCCGTTTCACTTTTCAATCTGTCATTAATTCCGTTGTACTCTGCCGCCAACTGGTCTAGGTAATAGACCCCTGCACGTTGTCGCTGTTCCTGGTGCTTGTCGTGTTCTTCATCTGTGAAATTCTTATACTCATCAGTTTTCATCATTTTTGCTAATTTCTTAATATCTAAATACTCCACCTTTACCCCTCCATTTCTTTTTTCCATCTACGCTTTACATAGTCATTGATAACCTTCTCCAGTACTTCTTGCATGGTGCTTCCTTCCATCGCCGCTATTGCTTTCAGTCTTTTGTGAATTTCTTTATCAAGTTTAATATTTATATTTTGCTGTATTTTCAACCTTTCCACCTCCTATATTTATATTATACTATATATACTCTTTGTTTACAAGGAATATATTTATTTCATAACTTGATGATATGGGGAAAGTAAAGTTAATAAAGACAACTATTCCCTAAAACTACATTTTGGGTATAGTTAAAATGGGCTCATAATCCCCCTGCCCTTTGCAAATACTATATAGTTGGTTTGGCCACTTTTCCAACTATGCTTTT includes the following:
- a CDS encoding plasmid partition protein ParG produces the protein MKIQQNINIKLDKEIHKRLKAIAAMEGSTMQEVLEKVINDYVKRRWKKEMEG